In Melioribacteraceae bacterium 4301-Me, a genomic segment contains:
- the dsbD gene encoding protein-disulfide reductase DsbD, which yields MRKINQFIFFVLIGFGLSFAQFSTKSNIVRINIYKSFDKVHPRSQLKLAVAADIDSSFHINSNKPHEDFLIATQIKINSDTFKVIKIEYPKAQDIKLSFSEKPVSVYQGKVLFGVLIQVPDSLEPGSYKIPVEMTYQACNDQSCLPPANLKSEVEILVVNNKTQINEINADIFSKLNLSYQNSPSNVAFSTAQKGSVSEVLESSGIILSLLIVFIGGLALNLTPCVYPLVPITIGYFGGQSEGKTKRLILLGLLYVLGMALTYSVIGVVTALSGAVFGTLLQNTFVLIGIALVLVVLSLSMFGVYEFKLPDKWVAKAGNAKAGTFGAFFMGLTMGIVAAPCIGPFILGLVTYVASRGDVFYGFLLFFVMALGLGLPYLFLAIFSGKIKKLPRAGDWMEAVKHIFGFLLLGMAIYFIAPIFPKAFNSYLLPAFMFFAAFWLLFIDKMANNVKGFRIFKIIFSIVIMLISVYAMLPSSKNEPEWVKFSNEKYSQAINQKQKIILDFYADWCIPCKELDASTFSDSRVIKESSSFKMFKVDMTKTASEETESLRKQFNIIGMPTVIFINSNGEEVKRLTGFVNADEFLSIMKQVN from the coding sequence ATGAGAAAGATAAATCAGTTTATATTTTTTGTATTAATAGGATTTGGTTTGAGCTTTGCTCAATTTAGTACTAAATCAAACATTGTTAGAATCAACATATATAAATCTTTTGACAAAGTGCATCCGCGCTCTCAATTAAAGTTAGCTGTTGCTGCTGATATTGATTCGTCATTTCATATCAATTCCAACAAACCGCATGAAGACTTTTTAATTGCTACACAAATAAAAATAAACAGTGACACTTTTAAGGTAATTAAAATTGAGTACCCAAAAGCACAAGATATAAAATTGAGTTTTTCTGAAAAACCTGTCTCCGTTTATCAAGGTAAAGTGTTGTTTGGGGTTTTAATTCAAGTGCCAGATTCACTTGAACCTGGTAGTTACAAAATTCCAGTTGAAATGACATATCAAGCATGTAATGATCAGTCATGTTTACCGCCTGCTAACTTGAAAAGCGAGGTTGAAATTTTAGTAGTTAATAACAAAACTCAAATTAACGAAATTAATGCTGATATCTTTTCCAAACTAAATTTGAGTTACCAGAACAGCCCTTCTAATGTTGCTTTTAGTACTGCCCAGAAAGGTTCTGTTTCAGAAGTGCTTGAGTCAAGTGGAATTATCTTAAGTCTTTTAATAGTTTTTATTGGCGGATTAGCACTTAACTTAACACCATGCGTTTATCCTTTAGTGCCAATTACTATTGGTTATTTTGGTGGTCAAAGCGAAGGTAAAACGAAAAGGCTAATCTTATTAGGCTTGTTGTATGTTTTAGGAATGGCACTTACTTATTCAGTAATTGGAGTTGTTACTGCTTTAAGCGGGGCAGTTTTCGGGACTTTGTTACAAAATACTTTTGTATTAATTGGGATAGCACTAGTATTAGTAGTCTTATCACTTAGTATGTTTGGTGTTTATGAATTTAAGCTGCCTGATAAATGGGTTGCTAAAGCTGGCAATGCAAAAGCTGGCACCTTTGGTGCTTTTTTTATGGGATTGACTATGGGAATTGTTGCTGCCCCGTGTATAGGGCCTTTTATTTTAGGGTTAGTTACTTATGTAGCTAGCAGAGGCGATGTTTTTTATGGGTTTCTGCTATTTTTTGTAATGGCTTTGGGTTTGGGTCTTCCTTATTTATTTCTTGCGATATTTTCTGGCAAGATAAAAAAGCTCCCACGCGCTGGCGATTGGATGGAAGCAGTTAAGCATATCTTTGGTTTTTTGCTTTTAGGCATGGCAATTTACTTTATCGCTCCTATTTTCCCTAAAGCTTTTAACTCATACTTACTGCCTGCTTTTATGTTTTTTGCTGCTTTTTGGCTTTTATTTATTGATAAAATGGCAAATAATGTAAAAGGGTTTCGAATTTTTAAAATAATTTTTTCAATAGTAATTATGTTGATTTCCGTTTATGCTATGCTGCCTTCGTCTAAAAATGAACCTGAATGGGTCAAATTTTCAAATGAAAAATATTCTCAGGCAATTAATCAAAAGCAAAAAATTATATTAGACTTTTATGCCGATTGGTGTATTCCATGTAAAGAGTTAGATGCCTCAACATTTAGCGATTCAAGAGTTATTAAAGAGAGCAGCAGCTTTAAAATGTTTAAGGTTGATATGACAAAAACAGCTTCTGAAGAGACCGAATCATTAAGGAAACAATTTAATATTATAGGTATGCCGACAGTAATATTTATAAATTCAAACGGAGAAGAGGTAAAAAGATTGACAGGCTTTGTAAACGCCGATGAATTTTTATCGATAATGAAGCAGGTCAATTAA
- a CDS encoding 2-oxoacid:acceptor oxidoreductase subunit alpha yields the protein MEKEKTTEKEIQNLNEVTVRFAGDSGDGMQLTGTQFSDTTALFGNDLGTLPDYPAEIRAPAGTLYGVSGFQVHFSSEDIHTPGDTPDVLVAMNPAALKINLKDLKPNGMIIANTDSFDMKNLKMAGYDSNPLEDGSLSNYKVFPVPITSLTSNALKESTLSTKEITRCKNFFALGLTYWLFNRPIEPTLEWIKDKFSKRPELVEANSTALKAGYYFGDSTEIFTTRYQVEPAHLPKGTYRNISGNEAIALGFVAASLKSNLPLFLGSYPITPASDILHYLSTYKNYGVKTFQAEDEIAGITAAIGAAYGGSLAITTTSGPGMALKTEAMGLAVMTELPVVIINIQRGGPSTGLPTKTEQADLFQAVFGRNGEAPIPVLATSTPSDCFYMAIEAARIAIKYMTPVILLSDGYIANGSEPWRLPKPEEIADIPVKFVKDKEGFAPYNRNEYLARPWAVPGTPGLEHRIGGLEKAHITGNVSYDPENHEFMVRLRARKVQNVQNDIPDLTVIGEQEGELLVLGWGGTYGAITEAVKKAQKDGLKVSQAHLKYLFPMPKNTKDVLKRFKKILIPELNLGQLATIIRAQFLVEPISLTKIKGLPFKTSEVYNKIKEIFGGNNGR from the coding sequence ATGGAAAAAGAAAAAACAACAGAAAAGGAAATTCAGAATCTTAACGAAGTAACAGTAAGATTTGCCGGTGATTCTGGAGACGGGATGCAATTAACCGGGACCCAATTTAGCGATACTACTGCTTTATTTGGTAATGACTTGGGTACTTTACCCGATTATCCAGCAGAAATTAGAGCTCCTGCTGGTACTTTATATGGAGTTAGTGGTTTTCAAGTTCATTTTAGCTCCGAAGATATTCATACACCAGGAGATACACCTGATGTTCTAGTAGCTATGAACCCTGCCGCATTAAAAATTAATTTAAAAGATCTCAAACCGAATGGGATGATTATTGCAAATACAGATTCATTTGATATGAAAAATTTGAAAATGGCAGGTTATGATAGCAATCCTTTAGAAGATGGCTCACTGTCAAACTACAAAGTGTTTCCAGTGCCAATAACTTCTTTAACTTCTAATGCGTTAAAGGAAAGTACACTTTCCACAAAAGAAATTACCCGTTGTAAAAACTTTTTTGCACTGGGTTTAACTTACTGGTTGTTTAATAGACCAATAGAACCAACTTTAGAATGGATTAAAGATAAATTTTCAAAAAGACCAGAGCTTGTTGAAGCTAATTCAACTGCATTAAAAGCTGGTTATTACTTTGGTGATTCAACAGAAATTTTCACTACAAGATATCAAGTTGAACCTGCACATTTACCTAAAGGAACTTATAGAAATATTTCTGGCAACGAAGCAATTGCATTAGGATTTGTAGCAGCGTCTCTAAAAAGCAATCTGCCACTTTTTTTAGGTTCATATCCTATTACTCCAGCATCTGATATTTTACACTATTTAAGTACTTATAAAAATTATGGTGTAAAAACATTTCAAGCGGAAGATGAAATAGCAGGAATTACCGCTGCTATTGGTGCAGCCTATGGCGGTTCATTGGCAATTACAACTACCAGCGGTCCTGGCATGGCTCTTAAAACTGAAGCAATGGGTTTGGCAGTTATGACTGAGTTGCCTGTGGTAATAATTAATATTCAGAGAGGTGGGCCCAGCACAGGTTTGCCAACTAAGACAGAACAAGCAGATTTGTTCCAAGCAGTTTTTGGACGAAATGGTGAGGCGCCTATACCTGTTCTTGCTACTTCAACCCCAAGTGATTGCTTTTATATGGCCATAGAAGCAGCAAGAATTGCGATTAAATATATGACGCCTGTTATTTTACTGAGCGATGGTTACATTGCCAATGGTTCTGAACCATGGCGGTTACCAAAACCAGAGGAGATAGCTGATATACCAGTGAAATTTGTTAAAGATAAAGAGGGATTTGCTCCCTATAACAGAAATGAATATTTAGCTAGACCATGGGCAGTACCTGGTACTCCTGGTTTGGAACATAGAATTGGCGGTCTTGAAAAAGCTCATATCACAGGTAATGTGAGTTATGATCCCGAAAATCATGAATTTATGGTTCGCTTAAGAGCTCGTAAAGTTCAAAATGTTCAGAATGATATACCAGATTTGACCGTTATTGGTGAGCAAGAAGGTGAACTGCTTGTTCTTGGCTGGGGCGGTACTTATGGCGCTATTACCGAGGCAGTTAAAAAAGCACAAAAAGATGGATTGAAAGTATCTCAAGCACATCTTAAATACCTTTTCCCAATGCCTAAGAATACAAAAGATGTATTAAAAAGATTTAAGAAAATTTTAATACCAGAATTAAATTTAGGTCAACTTGCAACTATTATAAGAGCACAGTTTTTGGTTGAACCAATTTCACTGACTAAAATTAAAGGCTTGCCTTTTAAGACAAGTGAGGTATATAACAAAATAAAAGAAATTTTTGGAGGCAATAATGGAAGATAG
- a CDS encoding 2-oxoacid:ferredoxin oxidoreductase subunit beta yields the protein MEDSIDVKEVKLTAKDFASDQDVRWCPGCGDYSILAQVQRTFPDIGVKKENIVWVSGIGCSSRFPYYMSTYGFHGIHGRAPAIATGLKVARPDLSVWVATGDGDLLSIGGNHFIHACRKNVDLKILLFNNRIYGLTKGQYSPTSEKGKITKSTPFGSVDYPFNPISLALGAEATFVARTIDREPKHMQEMIKRAAAHKGIAFIEVFQNCNIFNDGAYELLTDKETKADNVVILEHNKPLVFGKEGNKGIKLDGFKPVVVDLTDGKYSVNDLWVHDEHDESPARAFILSQFTEIPNMPTPIGVFRAIIKETYDAGVEDQIKRITEKKGKGDLKSLLYSGNTWEVN from the coding sequence ATGGAAGATAGTATAGATGTTAAAGAAGTAAAACTTACTGCAAAGGACTTTGCTTCAGATCAGGATGTTAGATGGTGTCCAGGTTGTGGCGATTATTCTATCCTAGCACAAGTACAAAGAACTTTTCCCGATATTGGTGTGAAAAAAGAGAATATAGTATGGGTTTCTGGAATTGGTTGTTCCAGCCGCTTTCCTTATTATATGAGCACTTACGGTTTCCATGGAATTCACGGTAGAGCACCAGCTATTGCCACAGGGTTAAAAGTAGCTAGACCGGATCTTTCTGTATGGGTAGCGACAGGTGATGGAGATTTGCTTAGTATAGGTGGTAATCATTTTATTCATGCTTGTAGAAAGAATGTAGATTTAAAGATTCTTCTCTTCAATAATAGAATTTATGGATTAACTAAAGGTCAATATTCGCCCACTTCAGAAAAAGGTAAGATCACTAAAAGTACCCCTTTCGGAAGTGTTGATTATCCATTTAATCCTATCTCCTTAGCTCTTGGTGCAGAAGCTACATTTGTTGCTCGTACAATTGACCGTGAGCCAAAACATATGCAAGAAATGATTAAACGTGCCGCAGCTCATAAGGGAATTGCATTTATAGAGGTATTTCAAAACTGCAATATTTTTAACGACGGCGCATACGAATTACTCACTGATAAAGAGACTAAAGCGGATAATGTGGTTATACTTGAACATAATAAACCTCTTGTATTTGGTAAGGAAGGTAATAAGGGTATCAAATTAGATGGCTTTAAACCTGTAGTGGTTGATTTGACAGACGGCAAATATTCAGTTAATGATCTTTGGGTCCATGATGAGCACGATGAAAGTCCAGCAAGAGCATTTATTCTATCTCAGTTTACCGAAATTCCTAATATGCCAACTCCTATTGGTGTTTTTCGTGCAATTATTAAGGAAACTTACGATGCTGGAGTTGAAGATCAGATAAAAAGAATTACTGAGAAAAAAGGTAAGGGCGATTTAAAATCACTTTTGTATAGCGGCAATACCTGGGAAGTGAACTAG
- a CDS encoding bifunctional oligoribonuclease/PAP phosphatase NrnA has product MDDFQKLKQIIFSNRSFLLTTHINPDADAIGSQLAFYEILRKLNKEVFAVNHSSTPYFLQFLDSNNVIEKFDQQNHSQLFQKVDVIILLDLNQTNRIVKMENYFREFAGIKVCIDHHQDPENAFDYIFGNTEYSATGEIIYDFIKSTKIVELDYNIAVQLYTAIMTDTGSFRFERTTSKVHLIAAELLEYGVNPTEIYDKIYSQNHFSKIKLLGEALKTIQLDDTKQIAYMIITNTDIKNTGADESEVDGFVNFCLSIEGVKIGILFFELKDGIKVSFRSKGKIPVNKLAAEFNGGGHLNASGTRLFNVTIEEYLPKIIKAAQNYL; this is encoded by the coding sequence ATGGACGATTTCCAAAAGCTCAAACAAATAATTTTTTCAAATAGATCTTTTTTGCTAACTACACATATTAACCCAGATGCTGATGCTATTGGTTCCCAATTAGCCTTTTACGAAATATTGAGAAAATTAAACAAAGAAGTCTTTGCTGTTAACCATAGTTCAACTCCTTATTTTTTACAATTCCTTGATAGTAATAACGTAATAGAAAAGTTTGACCAACAAAATCATTCTCAACTTTTTCAAAAGGTTGATGTAATTATTTTGCTTGATCTTAACCAAACTAATAGAATTGTTAAGATGGAAAATTACTTTCGAGAGTTTGCTGGGATAAAAGTTTGTATTGACCATCACCAAGACCCTGAGAATGCATTCGACTACATATTTGGCAACACAGAATATTCTGCCACAGGAGAAATAATCTATGATTTTATAAAATCAACAAAAATTGTAGAACTTGATTATAACATTGCAGTACAATTATATACCGCAATAATGACAGATACCGGCTCATTTAGATTCGAAAGGACAACCTCAAAAGTTCATTTGATAGCTGCAGAATTATTAGAATATGGAGTTAATCCCACTGAAATATACGATAAAATATATAGTCAGAATCATTTTAGTAAAATTAAACTTTTAGGAGAAGCACTAAAAACAATTCAGCTTGATGATACTAAACAAATAGCTTATATGATAATTACCAATACTGATATTAAAAACACTGGTGCTGACGAATCTGAAGTCGATGGTTTTGTAAATTTTTGTTTATCAATTGAGGGAGTTAAGATTGGTATTTTATTTTTTGAATTAAAAGATGGAATTAAAGTTAGCTTTCGTTCCAAAGGGAAAATTCCAGTTAATAAATTGGCTGCCGAATTTAACGGTGGGGGTCATTTAAATGCAAGCGGCACTAGGCTCTTTAACGTTACTATTGAGGAGTACCTGCCAAAAATTATTAAAGCAGCTCAAAATTATTTGTAA
- a CDS encoding leucyl aminopeptidase: protein MLFKLNFASYKDVVKLERYSALVKFISTDENVKKELELFEDKVSIKLSSLQRKIFLDEKTNSIVLNNSLKEPSVVYLYKVNIKKNFTVDYFRNILAGLTQSLKNSGLSSLNILVPDYHLYDKYFDKEYYYQTFLEGIWLGNYTFDKYLSEKENPKKLIVNLYSSDYIIIKRIIKVTEHIMQSVYFARDLVNEPAVALTPMELAKRTKIELTKRNVNVKIFDKRELQKRKMGAILAVGGSSINQPCLIVMHYKPKRKAKKKIVLVGKGVTYDSGGLSIKPTSGMIEMKADMAGGALVIGIMRAIALANLPIEIVGIVPAVENMLAGGSYKPGDIIKTSSGKTIEVKDTDAEGRIILADALEYASKLKPDQIIDFATLTGACVVALGEIAAGLMTEDDNLAEALLKSSNLTFERIWRLPFWKDYKDMIKSDIADVSNLGPRWGGAITAGKFLEHFVDEKIPWAHLDIAGPAIKHKSTNYTEKYDTGFGIRLMFDYLSKI, encoded by the coding sequence ATGTTGTTCAAACTAAATTTTGCTTCCTATAAGGATGTTGTGAAGCTTGAAAGATATTCTGCTTTAGTAAAGTTTATATCTACAGATGAAAATGTAAAGAAAGAATTAGAACTATTTGAAGATAAAGTTAGCATTAAACTCAGTAGTCTGCAAAGAAAAATCTTTTTAGATGAGAAAACTAATTCAATTGTTTTAAATAACTCACTTAAAGAACCATCGGTTGTATACCTTTATAAGGTAAATATTAAAAAAAATTTCACAGTAGATTATTTTAGAAATATCTTAGCGGGATTAACTCAATCATTAAAAAACTCTGGCCTAAGTTCTTTGAATATTCTTGTGCCTGATTATCACTTATATGATAAATACTTCGATAAAGAATATTATTACCAAACGTTTTTAGAGGGTATATGGTTAGGTAACTATACTTTTGATAAATACTTAAGTGAAAAAGAAAACCCCAAAAAATTAATCGTTAACTTGTACTCGTCAGATTATATTATAATAAAACGCATCATTAAAGTAACTGAACATATAATGCAATCTGTATATTTTGCAAGAGATTTGGTAAACGAACCGGCAGTAGCTTTAACACCAATGGAATTAGCTAAGCGCACAAAGATTGAGCTTACTAAAAGAAATGTTAATGTAAAAATTTTCGATAAGAGGGAACTTCAAAAAAGAAAAATGGGAGCTATTTTAGCGGTTGGAGGCTCAAGCATAAACCAACCGTGTTTAATAGTTATGCACTATAAGCCTAAAAGAAAAGCCAAGAAAAAAATTGTATTAGTTGGAAAAGGTGTAACATACGATTCGGGTGGCTTGTCAATTAAACCTACTTCAGGTATGATCGAAATGAAGGCTGATATGGCAGGCGGTGCTTTGGTAATTGGTATAATGAGAGCAATTGCTTTGGCAAACTTGCCAATAGAAATAGTTGGCATTGTCCCCGCTGTTGAAAATATGTTAGCCGGTGGTTCGTATAAGCCCGGCGACATTATTAAAACATCTAGTGGAAAGACAATAGAAGTTAAAGATACTGATGCTGAAGGGAGAATTATTTTAGCTGATGCACTTGAGTATGCTTCAAAACTAAAACCAGATCAAATAATTGACTTCGCAACATTAACCGGTGCATGTGTAGTTGCTTTAGGTGAAATTGCTGCTGGATTGATGACCGAAGATGATAATTTAGCTGAAGCTTTATTAAAAAGCAGCAACTTAACTTTTGAAAGAATATGGCGCCTCCCGTTTTGGAAAGATTATAAAGACATGATAAAAAGTGACATTGCTGATGTAAGTAATTTAGGACCAAGATGGGGAGGAGCAATTACCGCCGGCAAATTCTTGGAACATTTTGTTGATGAAAAAATTCCATGGGCACATTTAGATATTGCTGGACCTGCTATTAAACATAAATCAACAAATTATACCGAAAAATACGATACGGGATTTGGAATTAGATTAATGTTCGACTATTTGTCAAAAATTTAA
- a CDS encoding ABC transporter ATP-binding protein, giving the protein MILQAENIHKSFLKATNNKKLEVLKGISFSLIENKITIIEGASGAGKSTLLHILGGLDVPDSGRVIIKDTDIFSLDDQSLSRFRNQNIGFVFQFHHLLPEFTAVENVAIPMMIAEVSKTKAMQKAKELLSLVGLNNRHDHKPSELSGGEQQKVAIARALANNPSIIFADEPTGNLDSTNSEVIHKLFIELKEKLGLTFLLVTHNPDLVQLGDYILQMKDGQLIQPYN; this is encoded by the coding sequence ATGATATTACAAGCAGAAAATATTCACAAATCATTCTTAAAAGCTACTAATAACAAAAAATTAGAAGTTTTAAAAGGAATTTCTTTTTCGCTAATAGAAAATAAAATTACCATAATCGAAGGAGCTTCTGGAGCCGGCAAAAGCACTTTGCTTCATATTCTCGGCGGCTTGGATGTACCGGATAGTGGAAGAGTTATTATAAAAGATACGGATATTTTTTCATTAGACGACCAAAGTCTATCTCGTTTTAGAAATCAAAATATTGGTTTTGTTTTTCAGTTTCATCACTTATTGCCTGAATTTACAGCAGTCGAAAATGTTGCAATACCAATGATGATTGCAGAAGTAAGTAAGACTAAAGCTATGCAAAAAGCAAAAGAACTACTTAGTTTAGTTGGGCTTAATAACAGGCATGATCATAAACCATCAGAACTTTCTGGTGGTGAGCAGCAGAAAGTAGCCATTGCAAGAGCGCTTGCAAACAACCCATCAATTATCTTTGCTGACGAGCCAACCGGGAATTTAGATTCTACAAACAGCGAGGTTATTCACAAATTATTTATCGAGCTTAAAGAGAAGCTTGGACTTACTTTTTTGCTTGTAACCCATAATCCTGACCTCGTGCAGTTAGGTGATTATATATTACAAATGAAAGATGGACAATTAATACAGCCGTATAATTAA
- a CDS encoding ABC transporter permease, translating to MFEFFIAKRYIKAKHKISFISIISAFSTLGITIGVAALVIVLSVFNGFGSIVTSILISFDPHVRINILTDSLTTNYNSIYKKIQEEKYVELVSPFVEGKVIAMYKKSYEILNMKGITSNNSNLGHNKDWGVATKIISGKYDLISDSKTNKIILGLPTALRLSVRVGDTISVTSAYNIERAVTNFAIPNTKKFLVTGIFESNNREYDVSYIFTSIDSGQKLFGLGKSINGFDLRLTDIDKSNSVKKALLKKLGTENYSVNTWYDLHKDLYNVMIIERWSAYILLCLIIAVATFNILGSLTMSVLEKKKDIGLIRSLGAKKTSIQKIFLSEGFLLGLLGTTAGIFIGLLICYLQIKYNLYPLDPTKYIIDSLPIQVRISDIIAVGGMSFLLTFFAALYPAKRAANTVIIESIKYE from the coding sequence ATGTTCGAATTTTTTATCGCAAAAAGGTATATAAAGGCTAAACATAAAATTAGTTTTATTTCTATTATTTCTGCTTTTTCTACTCTTGGAATTACAATTGGTGTGGCAGCTTTAGTTATTGTTCTATCAGTTTTTAATGGTTTTGGTTCAATTGTTACAAGTATATTAATAAGTTTTGACCCACATGTTAGAATTAACATTTTAACTGATTCATTGACTACAAACTACAATTCAATTTATAAGAAAATTCAAGAAGAAAAATATGTTGAATTAGTATCCCCATTTGTTGAAGGAAAAGTAATAGCTATGTATAAAAAAAGCTATGAGATACTTAATATGAAAGGTATAACATCAAATAACAGTAATCTTGGACATAATAAAGATTGGGGAGTAGCAACAAAAATAATTTCGGGAAAATACGATTTAATTTCTGATTCAAAGACGAATAAAATAATTTTAGGTTTACCAACAGCTTTAAGGTTATCAGTTAGAGTAGGAGATACAATTTCAGTTACATCAGCTTATAATATTGAAAGAGCTGTCACTAATTTTGCTATTCCCAACACAAAAAAATTTTTAGTAACAGGCATTTTTGAATCGAACAACAGAGAATACGATGTTTCATATATTTTCACTTCGATTGATTCAGGACAAAAATTATTCGGGTTAGGTAAAAGTATTAATGGTTTTGATTTGCGATTAACTGATATTGATAAATCTAACTCAGTAAAGAAAGCTTTATTAAAAAAATTAGGTACAGAAAATTATTCAGTTAATACTTGGTATGACCTACACAAAGATTTATACAATGTGATGATAATTGAAAGATGGTCTGCTTACATTTTACTGTGTTTAATAATTGCAGTAGCTACATTTAATATTTTAGGGTCGTTAACTATGTCTGTCCTTGAAAAGAAAAAAGACATTGGATTAATTCGTTCTTTAGGAGCAAAGAAAACGTCAATACAAAAAATATTTTTAAGTGAAGGGTTTTTACTTGGCTTACTTGGAACAACAGCCGGAATATTCATTGGGTTATTAATCTGCTATCTGCAAATTAAGTATAATTTATACCCATTAGATCCGACAAAATACATAATTGATTCTCTTCCTATTCAAGTTAGAATTAGTGATATAATAGCAGTAGGAGGAATGTCATTTCTACTTACATTTTTTGCGGCTTTATATCCTGCTAAAAGAGCAGCCAACACCGTAATAATAGAATCAATAAAATATGAGTAA
- a CDS encoding ABC transporter permease, producing MSYTFYISKKYIGSKKNSRTLSFISRITIGGIALGVAIVIIALTILDGFQKIVSEKIIDFNSHIKITAFGDKNIENFQSVIEEIESKFANNISSITLYVSKLSIIKSKKRTDGVTIIGINPESSDLTISKFITNGKFELTDSENTPTIIIGKKLAEKLLLNVGEKVTIFSLRNNQIPSINNPPAIQQFIVSGVFESGMSEYDDIYAYININTAQKLFGMRGEVSGFNLRVKNVTQIQQVSDSLQDYLHYPFYVRSIYKIHQNIFTWLDLQKKPIPIILGLIIIVAVFNIIGTILMLVLEKISSIGILKALGSSKIDIIKIFLLQGVYLSLIGIILGNLLAFILSYLQKEFNIISLPSNVYFISYVPISIDFGNYLLVSVITFILCIAASLIPSYIASNINPISAIKFE from the coding sequence ATGTCTTATACATTCTACATATCTAAAAAGTACATAGGCTCTAAAAAAAATTCGAGGACACTTTCTTTTATATCAAGAATTACTATAGGCGGTATAGCGCTCGGCGTGGCAATTGTTATAATAGCACTCACCATATTAGATGGCTTTCAAAAGATAGTTTCGGAAAAAATAATTGATTTTAATTCCCATATTAAAATAACCGCATTCGGCGACAAAAATATTGAAAATTTTCAAAGTGTTATTGAAGAAATAGAATCAAAATTTGCAAATAATATATCTTCTATCACCCTCTATGTTTCAAAGCTCTCAATTATAAAATCTAAAAAGAGAACAGACGGTGTTACCATTATTGGTATTAATCCCGAAAGCAGCGACCTGACAATATCCAAATTCATAACAAACGGCAAATTTGAATTAACAGACTCAGAAAATACCCCTACAATTATAATAGGTAAAAAGCTTGCTGAGAAATTATTGTTAAACGTTGGTGAAAAAGTAACTATTTTTTCCCTTAGAAATAACCAAATACCATCAATTAACAATCCTCCGGCAATACAACAGTTTATCGTTAGCGGTGTTTTTGAAAGTGGAATGTCTGAGTATGATGATATTTATGCGTACATAAATATTAACACGGCTCAAAAATTATTTGGAATGAGAGGTGAGGTATCTGGATTTAACTTAAGAGTCAAAAATGTCACTCAAATTCAGCAAGTTTCAGATTCTTTGCAAGATTATCTACACTATCCATTTTATGTAAGGTCTATTTATAAAATTCATCAAAACATTTTTACATGGTTGGACTTACAAAAAAAGCCCATACCAATTATTTTAGGATTAATAATAATTGTTGCGGTGTTCAATATAATTGGTACTATTTTAATGTTGGTATTAGAAAAAATAAGCAGCATTGGTATACTGAAAGCATTAGGTTCTAGTAAAATAGATATCATAAAAATTTTTCTCCTTCAGGGAGTTTATCTTTCTTTGATAGGGATAATTTTAGGTAATCTGCTGGCTTTTATTTTAAGTTACCTACAAAAAGAGTTTAATATTATTTCTCTTCCTTCTAATGTATATTTTATTTCGTACGTGCCGATTTCAATTGATTTTGGGAATTACTTGTTAGTTTCGGTGATTACATTTATTCTTTGTATTGCTGCTTCCTTAATACCGAGTTATATTGCATCAAACATAAATCCAATTTCTGCCATAAAGTTTGAATGA